In one Bombyx mori chromosome 22, ASM3026992v2 genomic region, the following are encoded:
- the LOC110386198 gene encoding uncharacterized protein LOC110386198: MGAGHSAEGDGGAYASDPPAQSRRKSRTRRRRHSVDSVASYSSQNHVDRIRAQNYSTASCQDEGDFGSIKTSLFRRSVESNKRPESVTSNSSSTRSRLRELVERKSGQDEHKTAANTVGDIQYFENPAETLEFDKPRNSLDSKKSQEARPKKRKLSKGKEKEESNTKTKSEKYQSKLAEYYKLPLQLPQDEFYQHLTRSKAAEELLQKRFANSDSEFCNSYGRLCKHKEPEGSNLRRSRSLAVIREETFTDLQIQNHGKSKRSQLIPRARLFEKPCFKDRLIGRAKYQKKEEVLESIYIDSTASCFGDINAHRKSPEQKDCTTEKEDAVSRNDSQRSQSVSGSWPNLNEESKVTNKSQESLSNSRHPSEIDSLDSNYVRKHYNFEAHRQNYKDSSPETERSLVSPNPSKELYVTTDEHCSDNEDKNRSEINTPKSYTNDSLTRSEKDKNDEFPNVTKADTYDNFSAQSSQRNDTTILVVPEGTAGLHTVKSENDVQSIVSENDGTVSSLPDSVTSYISISIASSDKSHKLEYLANSLAEKIDEFCDSQFNENVSVASQAFNSETNNTNDPIYTTISKKKTFADIHRDSFLNKNKNLFNEILTKQNDEVYVSSTYIEGDTYSTKSHCTAKNITTEPFVTTLIENQYYSLPDINISKCLRKSERIDAQLREEDPDDIPSENTYEVAQTHFQEILSSKTTENYGQLNKSFKNPPTTKIQTSNCIYLPGFSEPPFIETFTKLEDDLKSIRTIESSNGDEKDLNYFRGENHQNEREINEIEGTIRNNKLITKSESLRINTNSDYKTDVNIIKSLSNDNINVSSQGKKKKANIKKHYSLRQRDPSPEEAIRIPSPLTVEKSLNKQFTTELIKPSTEDLIKQSLLSRVQSFKTSAASNIALLPLSGHQTIVIDPPVKNDLNNNNKQSIPIDRVIQQNSLETLSHSIKELQTNNEKHSENFDEIQHTGDDKFIDTSSLRTSKDPFVTIKLNKVVKTTIPTFKKETCEKLAFVQQRFDKPPPKLIIKDTQKKEELLVNALNKEKRKEKQITMTRPQVLQVVDSRNKMQKVTNLNKIADTNATSSDIKMDTSPEYKDYKDSKNESDVKLSDAIKTDIEYQEKINSVKNYWSKLIDKSPELKEISEQDKVIEDHLNRTSVTDSQTGREIEKEKFISDLSVGSIIKSLESVKIVDSIRKISQTKLQLWKEETEKVKSDSEIEETPVEKIVKEFDANIYEKPKTTSNISETDSNRDTPEIEIVELSSDDNQNQKTQATLIKPKGFDKECDDFDHVRYKVMKSELFKNSMIANYRKEAQFDGLLQYLQDYSFQELLVNNNIVIIEPVRTKIEPAPRKATDTRKIPPTLLKRNEDNISQTDKAKNAIKRHFFYHPIRVNKEIIEEELPNPDTVKKVRNLFEDTLKMKTPMAHDPPLVDEIGLTRRATSYRNLCEDVQANNKNSGRKKVIRQLTIDTNYGGKKWDNASLSSGVSSGDLSSNNEYETDGHSPFPQKQLKDNVYSSSDEYLCDSMSQDFCCESQYVSPDILKKIRECGTSVTYYGGKVVNSKTSVSPMTKAIMDEIKSLQKNCNRDCFSCQTKCRGDTCSCLVASKHTQVVTEKQKSKSSLEDLSEERNKKADSFPGFKFKLVKSNSCSSRLELTGTDECKDPRLKYRKQLSKEDPPLVCDNENSVKNKICRIESYSRTTTNSAVDNKNNEVTKVILKKKQEFKPYDATNTKKNENNSSQDAPVIVNFSKKEESSERDTESVGSCKTSTSDTSLDPQSFEKKYYYVNENSDKNKEKTTKFGEMVFEEFEVLETCYDSLNSNKSLK, from the exons GCACTCGGTGGACTCGGTCGCGTCGTATTCTAGCCAGAATCACGTTGACCGTATAAGAGCGCAGAATTACTCAACGGCTTCTTGTCAAGACGAAGGCGACTTCGGATCGATCAAGACAAGCCTATTCAGACGATCTGTAGAATCAAACAAACGGCCGGAAAGCGTTACATCTAACTCCAGCTCCACAAGAAGCCGTCTTCGAGAACTTGTCGAAAGGAAATCGGGTCAGGACGAGCACAAGACCGCGGCGAACACCGTTGGTGACATACAATATTTTGAAAATCCTGCTGAAACATTAGAGTTTGATAAGCCGCGTAATTCTTTGGATTCAAAGAAGAGTCAAGAGGCACGCcccaaaaaaagaaaactctCAAAGggcaaagaaaaagaagaaagcaATACCAAAACAAAGAGCGAAAAGTATCAAAGTAAGCTTGCTGAATACTACAAGCTTCCTTTACAGTTGCCACAGGACGAATTTTATCAGCATCTAACAAGATCAAAGGCAGCCGAAGAACTCTTGCAAAAAAGGTTTGCTAATTCTGATTCCGAATTCTGTAATAGTTACGGAAGACTGTGCAAGCATAAAGAACCGGAAGGATCGAATTTAAGACGCAGTCGAAGTTTAGCTGTGATCAGAGAAGAAACCTTCACCGACCTTCAAATCCAAAATCACGGCAAAAGTAAGAGGTCACAACTCATTCCTCGCGCCCGTTTATTTGAAAAGCCCTGCTTCAAAGACAG GTTGATCGGTCGTgctaaataccaaaaaaaagaagaagttcTGGAAAGTATCTACATTGACAGTACCGCTTCTTGTTTTGGCGATATAAATGCACACAGAAAAAGTCCCGAACAAAAAGACTGTACAACTGAAAAAGAAGACGCCGTCTCTCGTAACGACAGCCAACGGTCTCAGTCGGTTAGCGGGAGCTGGCCGAATTTAAATGAAGAATCTAAAGTTACAAATAAATCACAAGAGAGTCTAAGCAATTCGCGTCATCCTAGTGAAATTGATAGTTTAGATTCAAATTACGTCAGGAAACACTACAATTTTGAAGCACATAGGCAAAATTACAAAGATAGCTCACCTGAAACCGAAAGATCTCTTGTATCACCGAATCCAAGTAAAGAACTCTATGTAACCACAGACGAACATTGCAGTGATAACGAAGACAAAAACCGATCAGAAATTAACACTCCAAAATCTTATACTAACGACAGTCTTACACGCAGCGAAAAAGATAAAAACGACGAATTTCCAAACGTGACTAAAGCTGACACTTACGATAATTTTTCGGCGCAAAGCAGCCAGAGGAACGACACAACAATTCTAGTAGTACCCGAAGGAACTGCAGGATTACATACAGTAAAATCCGAAAATGACGTACAATCTATAGTTTCTGAAAACGACGGAACTGTTTCTAGTCTTCCTGATAGTGTAACGTCGTACATTTCAATTTCTATAGCTTCATCAGATAAATCCCATAAATTAGAATATTTAGCCAATTCTTTGGCTGAGAAGATTGATGAATTTTGTGATTCGCAATTCAACGAAAACGTTTCAGTCGCATCACAAGCTTTCAATTCTGAAACTAACAATACCAATGATCCAATATACACAAcaataagtaagaaaaaaaccTTTGCGGACATCCATAGAGattcgtttttaaataaaaacaaaaacctaTTCAACGAAATCCTTACAAAACAAAACGACGAAGTTTACGTAAGCAGCACATACATCGAAGGTGATACTTACTCTACGAAGAGCCATTGTACAGCAAAAAATATCACAACAGAACCTTTTGTGACTACTTTGATAGAAAATCAATATTATTCATTACCTGACATCAACATTAGTAAGTGTTTAAGGAAATCAGAAAGAATTGATGCTCAATTAAGGGAAGAAGATCCAGACGACATACCCAGCGAGAATACTTATGAAGTAGCGCAAACCCACTTTCAAGAAATATTATCATCGAAAACTACGGAAAATTACGGTCAactaaataaatcatttaaaaatccCCCTACAACTAAAATACAAACTAGTAATTGCATATATTTACCTGGATTTTCGGAGCCACCATTCATAGAAACTTTTACAAAACTCGAAGACGACCTAAAATCAATCAGAACAATTGAGAGTTCTAACGGTGACGAAaaagatttaaattattttcgtgGTGAAAATCATCAAAACGAAAgggaaataaatgaaattgaagGTACTATTAGGAACAATAAACTAATTACAAAATCAGAAAGTTTGAGAATAAACACTAACTCTGATTACAAAACAGatgtaaacataataaaatctCTATCGAATGACAATATAAACGTGTCGTCTCAAGGCAAGAAAAAGAAAGCAAACATCAAAAAACATTATTCACTTCGACAGCGCGATCCTTCACCAGAAGAAGCAATTCGTATACCTAGTCCTCTAACAGTGGAGAAATCTTTGAACAAACAATTCACCACTGAACTCATAAAACCTTCAACTGAAGATTTAATTAAGCAATCGCTGCTGTCTCGCGTGCAATCGTTCAAGACCTCAGCGGCCTCTAATATAGCTTTGTTACCACTTAGTGGTCATCAAACAATCGTTATCGATCCGCCTGTAAAAAACGAcctgaacaataataataaacaatcgATACCGATCGATCGAGTAATTCAACAAAATTCTTTAGAAACTTTATCGCATTCTATAAAAGAGCTACAAACAAACAACGAGAAACATTCTGAAAATTTTGACGAAATTCAACATACAGGTGACGACAAATTTATCGATACATCTAGCCTTCGAACATCTAAGGACCCTTTCGTAACTATTAAACTTAATAAAGTTGTCAAAACTACAATAccaacatttaaaaaagaaacctGTGAAAAGTTAGCTTTTGTTCAGCAAAGATTCGATAAACCACCTcctaaactaataataaaagataCTCAAAAAAAGGAAGAATTGTTAGTAAACgctttaaataaagaaaaaagaaaagaaaaacaaataactaTGACGAGACCGCAAGTTCTCCAGGTAGTAGATTCCAGAAATAAAATGCAAAAAGTGACAAATTTGAACAAAATCGCTGATACAAACGCTACATCTAGTGATATCAAGATGGATACCAGCCCAGAGTACAAAGACTATAAAGACAGTAAAAATGAAAGCGACGTTAAGCTAAGCGACGCTATAAAAACTGATATAGAATATCAAGAAAAGATTAATTCCGTTAAAAATTATTGGTCTAAGCTCATAGACAAATCACCGGAATTAAAGGAAATCAGTGAACAAGACAAAGTCATCGAAGATCATTTAAATCGTACCAGCGTAACAGACTCTCAGACAGGTCGAGAAATAGAAAAGGAAAAATTTATATCGGATTTATCAGTGGGAAGTATCATAAAATCTTTGGAAAGTGTTAAAATTGTTGACAGTATACGAAAAATCAGTCAAACGAAATTACAACTATGGAAAGAAGAAACTGAAAAAGTAAAAAGCGATTCAGAAATAGAGGAAACCCCTGTAGAAAAAATTGTGAAGGAATTTGATGCAAATATTTATGAGAAACCAAAAACTACATCAAATATTTCCGAAACAGACTCAAACAGAGACACGCCTGAAATTGAAATAGTAGAACTAAGCAGTGAcgataatcaaaatcaaaaaacaCAAGCTACCCTTATCAAACCAAAGGGTTTTGATAAAGAATGCGATGATTTCGACCATGTTCGTTATAAAGTAATGAAAtcggaattatttaaaaatagtatgATTGCGAATTACCGTAAAGAAGCTCAATTTGATGGTCTACTACAATATCTTCAGGATTACAGTTTTCAAGAATTATTGGtcaacaataatattgttataattgAACCAGTGCGGACAAAAATAGAACCGGCTCCTAGAAAAGCCACTGATACGCGTAAAATTCCTCCGACTCTATTGAAGAGAAATGAAGATAACATTTCACAAACAGATAAAGCCAAAAACGCCATAAAAAGACATTTCTTCTATCATCCCATCAgagtaaataaagaaattatagaAGAAGAACTACCTAATCCTGATACTGTGAAAAAGGTGAGGAATTTGTTCGAGGACactttaaaaatgaaaacaccGATGGCTCATGACCCACCACTTGTTGATGAAATTGGCCTAACTAGACGAGCAACATCCTATAGAAATCTATGCGAAGATGTGCAGGCAAATAACAAAAATAGCGGTAGAAAGAAAGTGATCAGACAACTTACAATAGATACGAACTATGGTGGTAAAAAATGGGATAATGCTAGTCTTTCGAGTGGAGTTTCCAGtggagatctaagttctaacaACGAATATGAAACAGATGGTCACAGTCCATTTCCACAGAAGCAATTAAAAGACAATGTTTATAGTTCAAGTGATGAATATCTTTGTGATTCGATGAGCCAAGATTTTTGCTGCGAAAGTCAGTACGTGAGTCCAGacatattaaagaaaatacgaGAATGTGGTACATCGGTAACATATTATGGTGGTAAAGTTGTGAATTCGAAAACGAGTGTGAGTCCTATGACGAAGGCAATCATGGATGAAATTAAGAGTTTACAGAAGAACTGTAACCGAGACTGCTTTTCATGTCAGACAAAATGTCGTGGTGACACATGTTCATGTCTGGTTGCAAGCAAACACACTCAAGTTGTGACAGAGAAACAAAAATCTAAATCGTCGTTAGAAGATTTGAGTGAggagagaaataaaaaagcagATTCATTTCCTGGATTCAAGTTTAAGCTTGTGAAGTCGAATAGTTGTAGTAGCCGTCTTGAATTAACAGGGACTGACGAATGCAAGGACCCAAgactaaaatatagaaaacaacTTTCTAAAGAAGATCCTCCCTTAGTATGTGACAATGAGAACtcggtaaaaaataaaatatgtaggaTAGAGAGTTACAGCAGAACTACGACAAATTCTGCCGTAGACAATAAGAATAATGAAGTAACAAAAGTAATTCTGAAAAAGAAACAAGAATTTAAACCTTATGATGCAACGAATacaaagaaaaatgaaaataattcctCTCAAGATGCACCCGTTATCGTCAACTTCAGCAAAAAAGAAGAATCAAGTGAAAGAGACACCGAAAGTGTGGGTAGTTGCAAAACATCGACATCAGATACATCATTGGACCCACAGAGTTTCgagaaaaaatattactatGTTAACGAAAATTCAGACAAGAACAAAGAAAAAACCACTAAATTTGGAGAAATGGTTTTTGAAGAATTCGAAGTTTTAGAAACGTGTTACGATAGTTTAAATAGTAATAAGtcgttaaaataa